From the genome of Halorussus sp. MSC15.2, one region includes:
- a CDS encoding N-acetylmuramoyl-L-alanine amidase, translated as MQENSETNTTRRDVLKRAATAGVVGLGGTALASGTAAAKPAVDWEPADSSNFTAADRGAGKIDWIVIHTVQGSASSAVNWFQNPDANVSAHYTVSEGGHKYQSVSDINIAWHAGGSNYNTYSVGIEHGGYVSETYEDAQYRASAKLTSWLCDQYGVPKQHPSSVPYDAKNPANGGVIAHSQVPESTHTDPGANWDWGYYMDLVRSY; from the coding sequence ATGCAAGAAAATAGCGAAACGAACACGACGCGACGCGACGTACTGAAGCGCGCCGCCACGGCCGGTGTCGTCGGTCTCGGTGGCACTGCACTGGCGAGCGGTACCGCAGCGGCGAAGCCAGCCGTCGATTGGGAACCGGCAGATTCGAGCAACTTCACGGCAGCGGACCGCGGCGCTGGCAAGATAGACTGGATTGTCATCCACACCGTACAGGGGTCGGCCAGTAGTGCGGTCAACTGGTTCCAGAACCCCGACGCCAACGTGAGTGCCCATTACACCGTCTCCGAAGGCGGCCACAAGTACCAGAGCGTCAGCGACATCAACATCGCGTGGCACGCGGGCGGGTCGAACTACAACACGTACTCGGTCGGCATCGAACACGGCGGGTACGTCAGTGAGACCTACGAGGACGCGCAGTACCGGGCGTCGGCCAAACTCACCAGTTGGCTCTGCGACCAGTACGGGGTCCCGAAGCAGCACCCGTCGAGCGTCCCGTACGACGCGAAGAACCCGGCTAACGGCGGTGTCATCGCCCACTCTCAGGTCCCCGAAAGCACGCACACCGACCCCGGCGCTAACTGGGACTGGGGCTACTACATGGACCTCGTCCGGTCGTACTGA
- a CDS encoding archaea-specific SMC-related protein translates to MNSTDELLDTAHLSVENVGGIAETELTFRRGVNVLTGRNATNRTSSLQALMAVLGSDRATLKADAERGHVELTIGDDTYTRTLTRTDGDVVMTGEPLADTSVLSDLYAFLLENNESRRAVARGDDLREVIMRPVDTDEIQAEIDRLEREKRRLTDDLESLSDLERRLPKLVEEETRLERELEETSEQLEVKKAEIDASNADIEETRAEKDELEAKLEELQAVRSSLEDTRHDIETNRESIERLREELDEYRERKEQLPAAPAERIDELDAEIDRLRRRKRDLESDITQLQSIIQFNQDMLDDYESDVLETLGDTGAASDDGVTDQLLGDRQEVTCWTCGSAVERDQIDSTTEQIREFQSTKRDDRRELETRISELVSERDELKDRLQTRERLENQIEESESELADREERVEELRIEREGLESELTTLNDEVESLRSEDYDEILDLHREANELEFECDRLRDELSEVREEIAQVESQLDERESLEAERDEIDADLEELRTRVSRIEREAVEAFNRHMEELLDVLDYSNLDRIWLERTETDVREGRRTVSKTTFDLHVVRSTESGTAYEDTIDHLSESEREVTGLVFALAGFLVHDVHERISFMLLDSLEAIDSERIAALVEYFESYVDYVVVALLPEDADALPDDYERLTDI, encoded by the coding sequence ATGAATTCTACGGACGAACTGCTAGACACGGCCCACCTCTCGGTCGAGAACGTCGGCGGTATCGCGGAGACGGAACTCACCTTCCGTCGCGGGGTAAACGTTCTCACCGGCCGTAACGCGACGAACCGTACGTCGTCGCTTCAGGCACTCATGGCCGTTCTCGGTAGCGACAGGGCGACTCTGAAGGCCGACGCCGAGCGCGGGCACGTGGAACTCACTATCGGCGACGACACGTACACGCGGACGCTTACGCGGACCGATGGCGACGTGGTCATGACGGGCGAACCACTGGCAGATACCTCCGTCCTCTCGGACCTCTACGCGTTCTTGCTGGAGAACAACGAGTCGCGGCGCGCGGTCGCGCGGGGCGACGACCTTCGAGAGGTCATCATGCGGCCGGTCGATACCGACGAGATACAGGCCGAAATCGACAGACTCGAACGGGAGAAACGCCGACTCACCGACGACCTCGAATCGCTCTCCGACCTCGAACGGCGACTGCCCAAACTCGTCGAGGAGGAGACGCGCCTGGAACGCGAACTCGAAGAGACCAGCGAGCAACTCGAAGTGAAGAAGGCCGAAATCGACGCTTCGAACGCAGACATCGAGGAGACCCGCGCGGAGAAAGACGAGTTGGAAGCGAAACTGGAGGAGTTACAGGCCGTCCGGTCGTCGCTCGAAGACACCCGCCACGACATCGAGACCAACCGCGAGAGCATCGAGCGTCTCCGCGAGGAACTCGACGAGTATCGAGAGCGCAAGGAACAACTGCCCGCCGCACCGGCCGAGCGAATCGACGAACTCGACGCGGAGATAGACCGACTTCGACGACGGAAACGGGACCTCGAATCCGACATCACCCAACTGCAGAGTATCATCCAGTTCAACCAAGATATGCTGGACGACTACGAGTCGGACGTTCTCGAAACGCTCGGTGATACTGGTGCGGCGAGCGACGACGGTGTGACCGACCAACTGCTCGGCGACCGTCAGGAAGTCACCTGTTGGACGTGCGGGAGCGCCGTCGAACGCGACCAGATAGACTCGACGACCGAGCAGATACGGGAGTTCCAATCGACGAAACGCGACGACCGTCGCGAACTCGAAACCCGGATTTCGGAACTCGTCTCGGAACGTGATGAACTGAAAGACCGATTGCAGACACGCGAACGACTGGAGAACCAAATCGAGGAGTCGGAGTCCGAACTCGCGGACCGCGAAGAGCGTGTCGAGGAACTCCGAATCGAACGCGAGGGTCTCGAATCGGAACTCACGACGCTGAACGACGAAGTGGAGTCGCTGCGGAGCGAAGACTACGACGAGATTCTGGACCTCCACCGTGAAGCGAACGAACTCGAATTCGAGTGCGACCGCCTGAGAGACGAGCTATCGGAGGTCCGCGAGGAGATAGCGCAGGTCGAGAGCCAACTCGACGAACGGGAGTCGCTCGAAGCGGAGCGAGACGAAATCGACGCGGACCTCGAAGAGCTTCGGACCCGGGTCTCCCGCATCGAACGGGAGGCCGTCGAAGCGTTCAACCGGCACATGGAGGAACTGCTCGACGTTCTCGACTACTCGAACCTCGACCGCATCTGGCTCGAACGGACCGAGACCGACGTCCGCGAGGGACGGCGGACGGTCTCGAAGACGACGTTCGACCTCCACGTCGTTCGTAGCACCGAGTCGGGCACCGCCTACGAGGACACCATCGACCATCTGAGCGAGAGCGAGCGCGAGGTGACTGGTCTCGTGTTCGCGCTCGCCGGATTCCTCGTCCACGACGTTCACGAACGAATTTCGTTCATGCTGTTAGACTCACTGGAGGCAATCGACTCCGAGCGCATCGCAGCGCTCGTCGAGTACTTCGAGTCCTACGTCGATTACGTGGTCGTCGCCCTCCTCCCCGAGGACGCCGACGCGCTCCCGGACGATTACGAGCGACTCACCGACATTTAG
- the rdfA gene encoding rod-determining factor RdfA, translated as MESDEETEQTSTGRRSKVARVIREYGLNGTGDELVASWTDQGDDQRSLRELADHLNQALLRTAMEDAGMSPLDGEVENFYRLLTDDETSAGNKTEAESTLRREGVAVEELQRNFVSHQAVHTYLTEYRDVEWQSRTGERERVEKTLDSVQRLQSRLTAVSEQSLRKLSDKGLISVGDFDVFVDVNVFCEDCGTQRGIVELLTERGCDCEK; from the coding sequence ATGGAATCCGACGAGGAGACCGAGCAAACGTCGACCGGACGCCGGAGTAAAGTTGCCCGCGTCATCAGGGAGTACGGCTTGAACGGAACCGGCGACGAACTCGTCGCGTCGTGGACCGACCAAGGCGACGACCAGCGGAGTTTGCGCGAGTTGGCGGACCACTTGAATCAAGCGTTGCTTCGGACGGCGATGGAGGACGCCGGGATGAGTCCCCTCGACGGCGAAGTCGAGAACTTTTACCGGCTCCTGACCGACGACGAGACGAGCGCGGGTAATAAAACGGAGGCCGAATCGACGCTCCGACGCGAGGGCGTGGCGGTCGAGGAACTGCAACGGAACTTCGTCTCCCACCAGGCGGTCCACACTTATCTCACGGAGTACCGTGACGTCGAGTGGCAGTCCAGGACCGGAGAGCGCGAACGTGTGGAGAAGACCCTCGACAGCGTGCAACGGCTACAGAGTCGATTGACCGCCGTCTCGGAGCAGAGTCTACGGAAACTCTCCGACAAGGGTCTGATATCGGTGGGCGACTTCGACGTCTTCGTCGACGTCAACGTCTTCTGCGAGGACTGCGGGACGCAACGTGGTATCGTCGAACTGCTGACCGAACGCGGGTGTGACTGTGAAAAGTAG
- a CDS encoding cupin domain-containing protein: MSDFDDTNWTNPAKIDRPYEGIERRVLSYTDELMLVHYTVAEGAVFPEHEHDETVQAVFVIDGCIELFGDREGRLAAGDSFVVHPGVRHGIEGVAPRTQLIDAFNPPIERYRE; encoded by the coding sequence ATGTCGGACTTCGACGATACGAACTGGACGAACCCCGCCAAAATCGACCGACCGTACGAAGGAATCGAACGACGCGTCCTCTCGTACACGGACGAACTGATGCTCGTCCATTACACGGTGGCGGAGGGCGCGGTGTTCCCGGAACACGAACACGACGAGACGGTGCAAGCGGTGTTCGTCATCGACGGTTGCATCGAACTCTTCGGCGACCGAGAGGGACGGTTGGCCGCCGGTGACTCTTTCGTCGTCCATCCCGGGGTCCGTCACGGCATCGAGGGCGTCGCCCCTCGGACGCAGTTGATAGACGCCTTCAATCCGCCTATCGAACGCTACCGTGAATAG
- a CDS encoding IclR family transcriptional regulator, with protein sequence MIDHDGGGRTVKTTETAFTIIEGLEELDGARVTELADHLGLADSTVHSHLATLYEMGYVVKEGDEYLVGSKFLKLGEAVKERREAFNLIKPKVKQLAEETEERCQFIIEEYGRGVYLHRETGERAVWTDSGLGNRIYLHSTAAGKSVLANLPESRVEEILDQWGLPALTDNTITDRDELFEELNTIREQGYAVNKEESTEGLRAVGVPVMDGTDELVGALSVSGPTHRMKGEWFDSEIPNLLLGTANELELNLKYS encoded by the coding sequence ATGATAGACCATGACGGGGGCGGTCGGACGGTCAAGACGACCGAGACGGCGTTCACCATCATCGAAGGTCTCGAAGAGTTAGACGGGGCGCGGGTGACGGAATTGGCAGACCACCTCGGACTGGCCGACAGCACGGTCCACAGTCACCTCGCGACGTTGTACGAGATGGGATACGTGGTCAAGGAGGGCGACGAGTATCTGGTCGGGTCCAAGTTCCTGAAACTGGGCGAGGCCGTGAAGGAACGGAGGGAGGCCTTCAACCTGATAAAGCCGAAGGTGAAACAACTGGCCGAGGAGACCGAGGAGCGCTGCCAGTTCATCATCGAGGAGTACGGCCGGGGCGTCTACCTCCACCGGGAGACGGGCGAACGGGCGGTGTGGACAGACTCGGGACTCGGGAATCGCATCTATCTCCACTCGACCGCGGCCGGGAAGTCCGTCCTCGCGAACCTGCCCGAGAGTCGAGTGGAAGAGATTCTCGACCAGTGGGGACTCCCGGCGCTCACGGACAACACGATTACGGACCGAGACGAACTCTTCGAGGAACTGAATACCATCCGGGAACAGGGGTACGCCGTCAACAAGGAGGAGAGTACGGAGGGTCTGCGCGCGGTCGGGGTCCCGGTCATGGACGGGACCGACGAACTGGTGGGTGCGCTCAGCGTCTCCGGACCGACACACCGGATGAAGGGCGAGTGGTTCGACAGCGAGATTCCGAACCTCCTGCTCGGGACGGCCAACGAACTCGAACTGAACCTGAAGTACTCGTAA
- a CDS encoding MaoC family dehydratase has product MVDTDDSESDDRDAPERTDDDSRRLVSGWQGRFYEDFEVGDVYKHPYGRTVTETDNVWFTNVSMNLNPMHFNEAYAAETEFGERLVDGTFVIALAVGMSVIDVSQNATANLGYDDIRHHAPVFHGDTIFAESEVLDKRESDSRDHVGIVTTELRAYNQNDDLVLSLERTPMVLKREHAQPSAAKPPGWIEGVGTQPEDID; this is encoded by the coding sequence ATGGTAGACACCGACGACTCCGAGAGCGACGACCGAGACGCGCCCGAGCGAACCGACGATGACTCACGACGACTCGTCTCGGGATGGCAAGGACGGTTCTACGAGGACTTCGAGGTGGGCGACGTCTACAAACACCCCTACGGGCGGACCGTGACCGAGACCGACAACGTCTGGTTCACGAACGTCAGCATGAACCTCAACCCGATGCACTTCAACGAGGCGTACGCCGCCGAGACGGAGTTCGGCGAGCGCCTCGTGGACGGGACGTTCGTCATCGCCTTGGCCGTCGGGATGAGCGTCATCGACGTCTCACAGAACGCCACGGCGAACCTCGGCTACGACGATATCCGACACCACGCGCCGGTGTTCCACGGCGACACGATATTCGCCGAGAGCGAAGTGCTCGACAAACGTGAGAGCGATTCCCGGGACCACGTGGGAATCGTTACGACCGAACTGCGTGCGTACAACCAGAACGACGACCTCGTCCTGTCGCTCGAACGAACGCCCATGGTGTTGAAACGCGAACACGCGCAACCGAGTGCCGCCAAACCGCCGGGGTGGATAGAAGGGGTCGGGACGCAACCCGAGGATATCGACTGA
- a CDS encoding acyl-CoA dehydrogenase family protein codes for MAHRFRDTLPLSEQQRLVRRSIREICDSFDRAYWRERAQEGTYPREFVDELIDNGWMAALIPEEYGGAGMETSEVVVMMEEIAANGGGFSAAQAVHGGIYNTVPLVEYGSEELKSELLPKVADGEASIQAFGLTEPNAGSDSTSIETRAEKDGDEYVVNGQKIWTSRVDQSDYLVLVARTTPKSDVEKSTRGISMFLVDLDDALAQGALEMEEISKSVSEFVHSYELWFEDLRVPEEYLIGEEGEGFYQVLDGLNEERLVIAAECVGLGELAVERGVEYANEREVFGRPVGKNQSIQHPLADAHARVQAAKQMTYDAADATGGSSEEIGARANMSKYLAAEACFEAADAAVQTHGGFGVATEYDVERYFREARLTRLVPITQQLALNYIGENVLGLPRSY; via the coding sequence ATGGCTCATCGCTTCAGGGACACTCTCCCGCTCTCCGAGCAGCAGCGCCTCGTGCGCCGAAGCATCAGAGAAATCTGCGACAGCTTCGACCGCGCGTACTGGCGCGAGCGGGCACAGGAGGGAACGTATCCCCGCGAGTTCGTGGACGAACTGATAGACAACGGGTGGATGGCGGCGCTCATTCCGGAGGAGTACGGCGGTGCGGGCATGGAGACGAGCGAGGTCGTGGTGATGATGGAGGAGATAGCGGCCAACGGCGGCGGGTTCAGCGCCGCGCAAGCCGTCCACGGCGGTATCTACAACACTGTCCCGCTGGTCGAGTACGGTAGCGAGGAGTTGAAATCGGAACTGCTGCCGAAGGTGGCCGACGGGGAGGCCTCGATACAAGCGTTCGGGCTGACCGAACCGAACGCGGGGTCCGACTCCACGTCCATCGAAACCCGGGCGGAGAAGGACGGCGACGAGTACGTCGTGAACGGGCAGAAGATATGGACTTCGCGGGTCGACCAGAGTGACTATCTCGTCCTCGTCGCCCGCACGACGCCCAAGTCCGACGTCGAGAAGTCCACCCGCGGTATCTCGATGTTCCTCGTGGACCTCGACGACGCGCTGGCGCAGGGCGCGCTGGAGATGGAGGAGATATCGAAGTCGGTCAGCGAGTTCGTTCACTCCTACGAACTCTGGTTCGAGGACCTCCGCGTGCCCGAGGAGTACCTCATCGGGGAGGAAGGCGAAGGGTTCTATCAGGTGCTGGACGGTCTGAACGAGGAACGCCTCGTCATCGCCGCCGAGTGCGTGGGACTCGGTGAGTTAGCCGTCGAGCGAGGGGTCGAGTACGCCAACGAGCGCGAGGTGTTCGGCCGACCCGTGGGGAAGAACCAGTCCATCCAGCATCCGCTCGCGGACGCTCACGCCCGCGTCCAAGCCGCCAAGCAGATGACCTACGACGCCGCGGACGCGACGGGCGGGTCGAGCGAGGAAATCGGCGCGCGCGCCAACATGTCGAAGTACCTCGCCGCGGAGGCGTGTTTCGAGGCCGCGGACGCCGCGGTGCAGACCCACGGCGGGTTCGGCGTGGCGACGGAGTACGACGTCGAGCGCTACTTCCGTGAGGCCCGGTTGACGCGACTGGTCCCGATAACCCAACAGCTCGCGCTGAACTACATCGGCGAGAACGTGCTCGGACTCCCACGTTCGTACTGA
- a CDS encoding acetate--CoA ligase family protein encodes MEGDTERRLLDMEGLLTFGELHNPVDIRGYGADHLPEIADALFGDDAYDAYVFAVGLSAVDERAEDIADDLLAVADAADDPVLFLWTGRKDPDELDDPQPYERVREEVPLFYDPGRCMDALASLVEFGSNRDRLADRPSRNYRRSESDRRDVEVPSGRTLTWRESADLLSAFDIETVETRLVEGPEEAATVASDLGFPVVLKVDSADVPHRSTVGGVRTDVRSAADARDAYEEILSSVREAVPDAEIEGVLVQSQVEDGVEALAGVSTDPEFGPLVAVGPGGTLVEQFDERALLVPPFTAAEATEAIAETRLDALLAQSDGDASALAELLARVGDFAAECESLDELDLNPVLVRESGVAVVDALVRTR; translated from the coding sequence TTGGAGGGGGACACCGAGCGCCGACTGCTCGACATGGAGGGGCTGTTGACCTTCGGCGAACTCCACAACCCCGTGGACATCAGAGGCTACGGCGCGGACCACCTCCCCGAAATCGCCGACGCCCTGTTCGGCGACGACGCGTACGACGCCTACGTGTTCGCGGTCGGTCTCTCGGCGGTGGACGAACGCGCCGAGGACATCGCCGACGACCTGCTCGCGGTCGCCGACGCCGCGGACGACCCCGTCCTCTTCCTCTGGACCGGCCGCAAGGACCCCGACGAACTCGACGACCCCCAGCCCTACGAGCGAGTTCGCGAGGAGGTACCGCTGTTCTACGACCCCGGTCGGTGCATGGACGCGCTCGCCTCGCTGGTCGAGTTCGGGTCGAACCGGGACCGACTCGCGGACCGGCCATCGCGGAACTACCGGCGGTCCGAGAGTGACCGGCGCGACGTCGAGGTGCCGTCGGGACGGACCTTGACGTGGCGCGAGTCCGCCGACCTCCTCTCGGCGTTCGACATCGAGACCGTCGAGACGCGACTCGTCGAGGGACCCGAGGAGGCGGCGACGGTCGCGTCGGACCTCGGTTTCCCGGTCGTCCTCAAGGTCGATTCGGCCGACGTCCCTCACCGGTCCACGGTCGGCGGCGTCCGGACCGACGTGCGAAGCGCGGCCGACGCCCGCGACGCCTACGAGGAGATACTGTCGAGCGTCCGCGAGGCGGTCCCCGACGCCGAGATAGAGGGCGTGCTCGTCCAGTCACAGGTCGAAGACGGCGTGGAGGCGCTGGCGGGGGTCTCTACCGACCCCGAGTTCGGCCCGCTCGTCGCGGTGGGACCGGGCGGGACGCTCGTCGAGCAGTTCGACGAGCGGGCGTTGCTGGTTCCGCCGTTCACGGCGGCGGAGGCGACGGAGGCTATCGCTGAGACGCGCCTCGACGCGCTCTTGGCGCAGTCTGACGGCGACGCGAGCGCGCTGGCCGAACTCCTCGCTCGCGTCGGCGACTTCGCGGCGGAGTGCGAGTCGCTCGACGAACTCGACCTCAACCCGGTGCTGGTTCGCGAGTCGGGGGTCGCGGTGGTGGACGCGCTGGTCCGGACTCGGTAA
- a CDS encoding CaiB/BaiF CoA-transferase family protein codes for MSKQGPLSDLTVVEMTAHRAGPFCGALLADLGAEVVKIERPGVGDPARDQGAGPAGKSGYFMANNRNKKSVTLDLKADAGREAALDLLADADVFVENFGYGVTDKLGIGYEDVREVNEEIIYASIKGYGETGPSKEKKGLDLILQAEGGIMSVTGPEGGDPVKVGQAIGDLSAGMFAAIAVLARLHERDRRAGTGGDDGEFVGKFDVGLFDAIVSVMNEYLTFNSMTGEVPGPQGTSHQSLVPYQLFETADGHVVTGVPSDERWDDFVDVVGREELREYPTNDERAANAEAVTAIIQEEFAKRSTDHWLSALTEHGFPNGPLNDVGDVVDHPQAEARGLVREHDDPDGGEVVLPGHPVNFPDFETEIRSPAPRLGEHTDEVFADVAGDQTTLDEWRADGAFGGAGGDE; via the coding sequence ATGTCGAAGCAGGGGCCGCTGTCGGACCTGACCGTCGTAGAGATGACTGCACACCGTGCCGGACCCTTCTGCGGGGCGCTGCTGGCCGACCTCGGGGCGGAAGTCGTGAAAATCGAGCGACCGGGCGTCGGCGACCCGGCCCGCGACCAAGGGGCGGGTCCGGCGGGCAAGTCGGGCTACTTCATGGCGAACAACCGGAACAAGAAGTCGGTCACGCTCGACCTGAAGGCCGACGCCGGGCGAGAGGCCGCCCTCGACCTGCTCGCCGACGCGGACGTCTTCGTCGAGAACTTCGGGTACGGCGTCACCGACAAACTCGGCATCGGCTACGAGGACGTCCGGGAGGTGAACGAGGAGATAATCTACGCGTCCATCAAGGGGTACGGCGAGACGGGGCCGTCCAAGGAGAAGAAGGGTCTCGACCTCATCCTGCAGGCGGAGGGCGGCATCATGAGCGTGACGGGTCCCGAGGGCGGCGACCCGGTGAAGGTCGGGCAGGCCATCGGCGACCTGAGCGCGGGGATGTTCGCCGCCATCGCCGTGCTGGCCCGACTCCACGAGCGCGACCGGCGGGCCGGAACCGGGGGCGACGACGGCGAGTTCGTCGGGAAGTTCGACGTCGGCCTCTTCGACGCCATCGTCAGCGTGATGAACGAGTATCTGACCTTCAACTCGATGACCGGCGAGGTGCCCGGCCCGCAGGGGACCTCCCACCAGTCGCTGGTGCCCTACCAACTGTTCGAGACGGCCGACGGGCACGTCGTGACCGGCGTTCCGAGCGACGAGCGGTGGGACGACTTCGTGGACGTCGTCGGCCGCGAGGAACTCCGGGAGTACCCGACCAACGACGAGCGCGCCGCGAACGCCGAGGCGGTCACCGCGATAATTCAGGAGGAGTTCGCGAAGCGCTCGACCGACCACTGGCTCTCGGCGCTGACCGAACACGGGTTCCCGAACGGCCCGCTCAACGACGTCGGCGACGTGGTGGACCACCCGCAGGCGGAGGCGCGGGGACTCGTCCGAGAACACGACGACCCCGACGGGGGCGAAGTCGTCCTCCCCGGCCACCCGGTCAACTTCCCCGACTTCGAGACCGAGATTCGGAGTCCCGCACCTCGACTGGGCGAACACACCGACGAGGTGTTCGCTGACGTCGCCGGCGACCAGACCACGCTGGACGAGTGGCGCGCCGACGGAGCGTTCGGAGGTGCTGGCGGTGACGAGTGA
- a CDS encoding enoyl-CoA hydratase/isomerase family protein gives MSFYSAYDSITVDVADGVATIEFHRPDKYNALNTEVMLDLQRAFAELQLDRDIDAVVITGEGEDAFSAGADIEQYAGPAEEHDPRQKDRQELFYDIYRAPLDLHAPVIAKIDGYCAGGGLILAMYCDMRVAAEGSQFGVPTCNIGQIPTGGSNYRAVQLVGEAKAKELVLTAGFIDDEEAHRIGLVNHVVPSEDLDEKVAGIVDAIQSTGRSAVKNSKKAINQAADAPDIDAAREYEADLWWEQFATDERRDLVDEFNEE, from the coding sequence ATGAGCTTCTACAGCGCCTACGACAGTATCACGGTGGACGTCGCAGACGGCGTCGCCACCATCGAGTTCCACCGACCCGACAAGTACAACGCCCTCAACACCGAGGTGATGCTCGACCTCCAGCGTGCGTTCGCCGAGCTCCAACTCGACCGCGACATCGACGCCGTGGTCATCACCGGGGAGGGCGAGGACGCCTTCTCCGCGGGCGCGGACATCGAGCAGTACGCCGGACCGGCCGAGGAACACGACCCGCGTCAGAAGGACCGCCAGGAACTGTTCTACGACATCTACCGCGCGCCGCTCGACCTCCACGCGCCCGTCATCGCCAAGATAGACGGCTACTGCGCGGGCGGCGGCCTGATTCTGGCGATGTACTGCGACATGCGGGTCGCCGCCGAGGGGTCGCAGTTCGGCGTCCCCACCTGTAACATCGGCCAGATTCCGACCGGCGGGTCGAACTACCGCGCGGTCCAACTCGTCGGCGAGGCCAAGGCGAAGGAACTCGTCCTCACGGCCGGGTTCATCGACGACGAGGAGGCCCACCGCATCGGACTGGTCAATCACGTCGTCCCGTCCGAGGACCTCGACGAGAAGGTCGCGGGAATCGTGGACGCGATTCAGAGCACCGGCCGGAGCGCGGTCAAGAACTCCAAGAAGGCCATCAATCAGGCCGCCGACGCGCCCGACATCGACGCCGCGAGGGAGTACGAGGCCGACCTCTGGTGGGAGCAGTTCGCCACCGACGAGCGCCGGGACCTCGTGGACGAGTTCAACGAGGAGTAG
- a CDS encoding haloacid dehalogenase type II, giving the protein MAPIATETLREETAVLAFDLWDTLLDRESTLVPALADLLDAHGSDYDPEILLRRYLAMHFRDSMVDSLIPGPHTPFKEISRRALAYRLDQLGLDVPDEAVRDVIRQWKQLEPYPDVDAALADLGEEYALVGLSNGDPDMLAAVRPNFEADLDGVISVAEAGAYKPHRASYDLCCERFDVAPHQVTFVTAHTFDLVGAKAVGMRGAFLNRHENPFGGWPQRPDLVVEDTEKLAEALL; this is encoded by the coding sequence ATGGCACCAATCGCCACGGAGACGCTCCGCGAGGAGACGGCGGTCCTCGCGTTCGACCTCTGGGACACGCTGCTCGACCGCGAATCGACGCTCGTCCCCGCGCTCGCGGACCTCCTCGACGCCCACGGGAGTGACTACGACCCCGAGATTCTGCTCCGGCGGTATCTGGCGATGCACTTCCGCGACTCGATGGTCGATTCGCTGATTCCCGGCCCGCACACGCCGTTCAAAGAGATAAGTCGGCGCGCGCTCGCCTACCGCCTCGACCAACTCGGTCTCGACGTGCCGGACGAGGCGGTGCGCGACGTCATCAGGCAGTGGAAGCAACTCGAACCGTACCCCGACGTGGACGCCGCCCTCGCCGACCTCGGCGAGGAGTACGCACTCGTCGGCCTCTCGAACGGCGACCCCGATATGCTCGCCGCAGTCCGGCCGAACTTCGAGGCGGACCTCGACGGCGTCATCTCGGTCGCCGAGGCTGGCGCGTACAAACCCCACCGCGCGTCCTACGACCTGTGTTGCGAACGGTTCGACGTCGCCCCTCACCAAGTGACGTTCGTGACCGCCCACACCTTCGACTTAGTCGGTGCGAAGGCAGTGGGCATGCGCGGCGCGTTCCTCAACCGCCACGAGAACCCCTTCGGCGGGTGGCCACAGCGCCCCGACTTGGTAGTCGAGGACACCGAGAAACTGGCCGAGGCGTTACTCTGA
- a CDS encoding thioesterase family protein yields the protein MADYEYTTDLDVRFRDLDAMGHVNNAVYATYLEQARADYYADVVGVPLPEADTVLVNLSIAYQRPITADETVTVALGVGDLGESSVPMEYEIRTGDGVAATAETVQVVFDRETGESRSIPKEWRDRIARYAQSDG from the coding sequence ATGGCGGACTACGAGTACACGACCGACCTCGACGTTCGATTCCGGGACCTCGACGCGATGGGTCACGTCAACAACGCCGTCTACGCCACGTACTTGGAGCAGGCGCGCGCCGACTACTACGCCGACGTCGTAGGCGTACCCCTCCCGGAGGCGGACACGGTGCTGGTGAACCTCTCGATAGCGTATCAGCGCCCCATCACGGCCGACGAGACCGTCACGGTCGCGCTCGGTGTCGGCGACCTCGGCGAGTCGAGCGTCCCGATGGAGTACGAGATTCGGACCGGGGACGGCGTCGCCGCGACGGCCGAGACGGTACAGGTCGTGTTCGACCGCGAGACCGGCGAGTCGCGTTCGATTCCGAAGGAGTGGCGCGACCGAATCGCGCGGTACGCGCAGTCCGACGGGTAG